From the Phycisphaeraceae bacterium genome, one window contains:
- a CDS encoding RNA polymerase sigma factor, with protein MRPTPDAQPLDQMLKSASAGDAAAWRGLVEAYSRRVYGLLFQKCGNAELAEELTQETFVKVVTALNKLDGYREQGRFEPWLFRIATNSLRDEMRRRKRQAVGRGQTAEHLDREDPMTALPDQQSDDPLDRMTHDEQLESMKQCLDRLSEADREVLYLRHTAGLSFAQIAETLEKPLGTVLARAHRALGKLRKMMTDSPNEMDAA; from the coding sequence ATGAGACCTACCCCCGACGCCCAGCCACTGGATCAGATGCTCAAAAGCGCGTCGGCGGGCGATGCGGCGGCCTGGCGGGGTCTGGTCGAAGCCTACTCCCGCCGCGTCTACGGCTTGCTCTTCCAAAAATGTGGCAATGCCGAACTCGCCGAAGAGCTCACTCAGGAGACTTTTGTCAAAGTGGTGACCGCCCTGAACAAACTCGATGGCTATCGCGAGCAAGGCCGTTTCGAGCCCTGGCTGTTCCGCATTGCCACCAACAGCCTGCGCGACGAGATGCGTCGGAGAAAACGTCAGGCGGTCGGCCGCGGGCAAACCGCTGAGCACCTCGACCGTGAAGACCCCATGACCGCCCTGCCCGACCAACAGAGCGATGACCCTCTCGACAGGATGACCCACGATGAACAGCTCGAATCGATGAAACAATGCCTTGACCGCCTCAGCGAGGCCGACCGCGAGGTCCTCTACCTCCGCCACACCGCTGGCCTGAGCTTCGCCCAGATCGCCGAGACTCTCGAAAAGCCTCTTGGCACCGTACTCGCTCGGGCGCACCGTGCGCTCGGCAAACTCCGCAAGATGATGACCGACAGCCCCAACGAAATGGACGCGGCATGA
- a CDS encoding superoxide dismutase: MDRREMLGTMALAAGAAVATTAGVARGAHHDEAHEHALPGYDPRSGEYVLPALPYAYDGLDAAIDEQTMRLHHDLHHAGYVRGLNTALKKLAEARDAGDYSMVQHWSRKVSFNGGGHTLHTIFWSNMAPPSAGGGGEPEGALRNKIDEDFGSYAKFTAHFAAAAGGVEGSGWGILAHDAMSKKLVIVQGENQQKLTTWGITPVLVVDVWEHAYYLRYQNRRADYIKNWWKVVNWNDVARRLDWHG, translated from the coding sequence ATGGACCGACGAGAGATGCTAGGAACGATGGCACTGGCGGCAGGGGCTGCCGTGGCAACGACGGCTGGTGTGGCGCGTGGTGCCCACCACGATGAGGCTCACGAGCACGCGCTACCTGGGTACGACCCGAGGTCGGGTGAGTATGTCCTGCCAGCGCTGCCTTATGCCTATGACGGGTTGGACGCGGCGATCGACGAGCAGACGATGCGGCTGCATCACGATCTGCATCACGCGGGCTACGTAAGAGGGTTAAACACAGCGCTCAAGAAGCTCGCCGAGGCCCGGGATGCGGGCGATTACAGCATGGTTCAGCACTGGTCGCGCAAGGTCTCGTTCAACGGCGGTGGTCATACGCTGCACACGATTTTCTGGTCGAACATGGCCCCGCCGAGTGCGGGTGGAGGCGGAGAGCCTGAGGGTGCCCTGCGGAACAAGATTGATGAGGATTTTGGGTCGTATGCCAAGTTCACCGCGCACTTTGCGGCCGCAGCGGGTGGTGTGGAGGGATCGGGCTGGGGAATCCTTGCCCACGATGCGATGTCCAAGAAGTTGGTGATTGTGCAGGGCGAGAATCAGCAGAAGCTGACGACGTGGGGGATCACGCCGGTGCTGGTTGTTGATGTCTGGGAGCACGCCTATTACCTGCGGTATCAGAACCGTCGGGCGGACTACATCAAGAACTGGTGGAAGGTCGTGAACTGGAACGATGTCGCGCGTCGTTTGGACTGGCACGGCTGA
- a CDS encoding RuBisCO large subunit C-terminal-like domain-containing protein: protein MIEAVYEVAGRDRGGAADLALRVAVEQSVEVPLEVAEAAGLPEGTIGEVVSVDEVEGRWRATVRYATWQASGRPSQLINLLTGNCSMYRGSRLVDVRLPSDFTDRFEGPRYGVAGLRAMLGVPKRPLLCSAIKPRGLSNEALGDVAAAMARGGCDLIKDDHNLVDETAEAFAARIKVFQAAVMREAERSGRPCWYLPYLSVGPAEWGPYLEAIEREGIRGVLVSPMLIGFDAVWHLRKTTDLLLMSHPTFAGGTMLGPDHGVDHALLLGTLVRLVGCDASVYANAGGRFDFDQATCLRLADRLREPAGDRGVGPASWPTPAGGMSVERLDEQAKAYGADTCWLVGGAMLKHSGGVERGAAALRAALVAKFGDEQETPVDARLASACEMPGTAVVGQEARAVLRRAAEGWEGRSAVAYKGDEALPFAGVKRYELMGKAGEPMGFDVRYFELEPGGYTSCEKHRHVHAIIAAEGEGEVEIGGEVHALGPHDLAYVPPLAIHQVRNRSAGKAFGFYCIVDRKRDRPVGA, encoded by the coding sequence TTGATTGAGGCGGTGTACGAGGTTGCTGGGCGTGATCGTGGGGGGGCTGCGGACCTGGCGCTGCGGGTGGCGGTGGAGCAGTCGGTGGAGGTCCCGCTGGAGGTGGCGGAGGCGGCGGGTCTGCCGGAGGGGACGATCGGCGAGGTGGTGTCGGTTGATGAGGTGGAGGGCCGGTGGCGGGCGACGGTGCGGTATGCGACGTGGCAGGCGAGTGGTCGGCCGTCGCAGTTGATCAACCTGTTGACGGGTAACTGCTCGATGTACCGGGGTTCGCGGCTGGTGGACGTTCGGCTGCCGAGTGACTTTACGGATCGGTTCGAGGGTCCGCGATATGGGGTGGCGGGGTTGCGGGCGATGCTGGGTGTGCCGAAGCGCCCGCTGCTGTGTTCGGCGATCAAGCCGAGGGGGTTGTCGAATGAGGCGTTGGGTGATGTGGCGGCGGCGATGGCGCGGGGTGGGTGTGATCTGATCAAGGATGATCACAACCTGGTGGATGAGACGGCGGAAGCGTTTGCGGCGCGGATTAAGGTTTTTCAAGCGGCGGTGATGCGGGAGGCGGAGCGGTCGGGTCGGCCTTGCTGGTATCTGCCTTATCTGTCAGTGGGGCCTGCGGAGTGGGGTCCGTATCTGGAGGCGATCGAGCGGGAGGGGATTCGTGGGGTACTGGTGTCGCCGATGTTGATTGGGTTCGATGCCGTTTGGCATCTGCGGAAGACGACGGACCTGCTGCTGATGAGTCACCCGACGTTTGCGGGTGGGACGATGCTCGGGCCGGATCACGGCGTGGATCATGCGTTGCTGCTGGGGACGCTGGTGCGGCTGGTGGGTTGTGATGCGTCGGTGTATGCGAATGCGGGGGGTCGTTTTGATTTTGATCAGGCGACGTGTCTGCGGTTGGCTGATCGGTTGCGCGAGCCAGCGGGTGATCGTGGGGTGGGCCCGGCGTCGTGGCCGACGCCTGCGGGCGGGATGTCGGTGGAGCGGCTGGATGAACAGGCGAAGGCTTATGGAGCGGATACCTGCTGGCTGGTGGGCGGGGCGATGCTCAAGCATTCTGGGGGCGTTGAGCGTGGGGCGGCGGCGTTGCGGGCGGCGCTCGTCGCGAAGTTCGGTGATGAGCAGGAGACGCCTGTGGATGCGCGGCTGGCGAGTGCGTGCGAGATGCCGGGTACGGCGGTGGTTGGGCAAGAGGCGAGAGCTGTGTTGCGGCGGGCGGCTGAGGGTTGGGAGGGACGGTCGGCGGTTGCTTACAAGGGGGATGAGGCGCTGCCGTTTGCGGGGGTGAAGCGTTATGAGCTGATGGGCAAGGCGGGCGAGCCGATGGGGTTTGATGTGAGGTACTTCGAGTTGGAGCCGGGCGGCTACACGAGTTGCGAGAAGCATCGTCACGTGCACGCGATCATCGCGGCGGAGGGTGAGGGTGAGGTGGAGATTGGGGGGGAGGTTCATGCGCTGGGGCCGCATGATCTGGCTTATGTTCCGCCTCTGGCGATTCATCAGGTGCGGAACCGTTCGGCGGGTAAGGCGTTTGGCTTTTACTGCATCGTGGATCGTAAGCGGGATAGGCCGGTTGGGGCGTAG
- a CDS encoding sulfatase has product MQTRARSRFVVPLIAGLLLITGNATSDGQTNPPASPSSSQTPNIILMLADDQSWNGTSVQMHPDLPDSRSSVIETPNLERLAREGMRFSAAYAPAPVCSPTRASIMTGQTPARLNWTTAAPSRARTDNTKLLTPDSRRDLQNNEITLAERLQQAGYATAHFGKWHLLGGGPEQHGFKTSDGNLGNEAAAQFKDPNPVDLFGMADRAATFMHQSQASDQPFFIQLSWHALHEPENALEATKAKYASETGLRGRQANRAALSEDLDTAVGRVLNTLDQLGLAKNTYVIYTSDNGGGASPRGPLSGGKGTLSEGGIRIPFIIRGPGIPPDSWSHTPIVGYDLFPTFLQWARSNNLPPSLDGVSITPLLAGQGDRFVRPSKHLLFHFPHYQSQGGPQSAIYLDGYKLITYYESGDTLLFDISKDIAEQHDLSQADPRRTASLQRILANALAQADAGMPQINQDYDPSRPHSARSEQRRGQRRETSDQSPRRARQIP; this is encoded by the coding sequence ATGCAAACACGAGCAAGATCACGCTTCGTCGTCCCCCTGATCGCTGGCCTACTCTTGATAACCGGCAACGCCACATCTGACGGACAAACGAATCCACCCGCCAGTCCATCATCCAGCCAGACACCCAACATCATCCTCATGCTCGCCGATGACCAGTCATGGAATGGCACATCGGTCCAGATGCATCCGGACCTCCCTGATTCCCGTAGCTCAGTCATCGAAACACCCAATCTGGAACGCCTTGCCCGCGAGGGCATGCGCTTCTCCGCAGCCTACGCGCCCGCGCCGGTCTGTTCCCCCACGCGCGCAAGCATCATGACTGGCCAAACCCCCGCCAGACTCAACTGGACCACAGCAGCACCTTCCCGAGCACGGACCGACAACACAAAACTCCTGACACCCGACAGCAGACGCGACCTGCAGAACAATGAAATCACCCTGGCCGAACGTCTTCAGCAAGCCGGCTACGCGACCGCCCACTTCGGCAAATGGCATCTCCTAGGCGGCGGGCCCGAGCAGCACGGTTTCAAAACCAGCGACGGTAACCTCGGCAACGAAGCCGCCGCTCAGTTCAAAGACCCGAACCCAGTCGACCTCTTCGGCATGGCTGACCGTGCCGCAACGTTCATGCACCAGAGCCAGGCCAGCGATCAGCCCTTCTTCATTCAACTCTCCTGGCATGCGCTCCACGAACCCGAGAATGCTCTCGAAGCCACGAAGGCCAAGTACGCCAGTGAAACCGGCCTCCGAGGTCGGCAGGCCAATCGAGCCGCACTCTCCGAAGACCTCGACACCGCCGTAGGCCGTGTCCTCAACACTCTGGATCAACTCGGATTGGCCAAAAACACTTACGTCATCTACACCTCAGACAACGGTGGCGGAGCCAGCCCGCGAGGCCCCCTCTCTGGCGGGAAAGGGACTCTCAGCGAAGGCGGGATCCGAATCCCCTTCATCATCCGTGGCCCCGGTATCCCACCTGATTCCTGGTCACACACCCCCATCGTCGGCTACGACCTCTTCCCCACCTTCCTGCAGTGGGCACGCAGCAACAACCTCCCCCCATCACTCGATGGCGTAAGCATCACACCCCTGCTCGCAGGTCAGGGCGATCGCTTCGTTCGCCCGTCGAAACACCTCTTGTTCCACTTCCCTCACTACCAGAGCCAAGGCGGACCACAATCCGCTATCTACCTCGACGGCTACAAACTCATCACCTACTACGAATCAGGTGACACCCTTCTCTTTGACATCAGCAAGGACATTGCCGAGCAGCACGATCTCAGCCAGGCCGACCCGCGCCGAACCGCCTCACTCCAACGCATACTCGCCAACGCACTCGCACAAGCAGATGCAGGAATGCCCCAGATCAACCAAGACTACGACCCCTCGCGACCTCACAGCGCCCGAAGCGAGCAACGACGTGGCCAACGCAGAGAAACATCAGATCAGAGCCCACGACGTGCACGCCAAATACCCTGA
- the pheS gene encoding phenylalanine--tRNA ligase subunit alpha has product MIERIRQLQEKAIEDLQAASDAQALEAFRIRYLGAKGELKALMGLMKDVPKHQKRDFGQGANALKQTLQDAFDQKIAAGSSQRTSGPLLDITEPASPPRRGRQHIITRTVSELVEIFGRMGFDSATGPEVEDDYHNFVALNIPAEHPAREPTDNFYLTVPSDNTNTQADPSLLRSQTSTVQIRVMEKTQPPIRIISPGRVYRPDEHDATHYSMFHQIEGLYVDRGVTMVDLKTTLVQFAHAFWGKDAEIKLVPSYFPFTEPSAELYVKVDLGKGPIWMEVGGCGMVDPAVFEHVGYDPEQWTGFAFGLGIERLAMRKHNIPDIRLLFENDLRFLRQF; this is encoded by the coding sequence ATGATCGAACGCATCCGTCAACTCCAGGAAAAAGCCATCGAGGACCTTCAGGCAGCCAGCGACGCCCAGGCCCTGGAAGCCTTCCGCATCCGCTATCTCGGCGCCAAGGGTGAGCTAAAAGCCCTCATGGGCCTGATGAAAGACGTGCCCAAGCATCAGAAACGTGATTTTGGTCAGGGTGCCAACGCTCTCAAGCAGACGCTACAGGACGCCTTCGACCAGAAAATCGCCGCTGGCTCATCGCAACGAACCTCCGGCCCCCTTCTCGACATCACCGAACCCGCCTCACCGCCCCGCCGGGGCCGCCAGCACATCATCACCCGCACGGTCTCCGAGCTGGTCGAGATCTTCGGTCGCATGGGCTTCGATTCCGCCACCGGACCCGAGGTCGAGGATGATTACCACAACTTCGTCGCCCTCAACATCCCCGCTGAGCACCCCGCCCGGGAACCGACGGACAACTTCTACCTCACTGTCCCCAGCGACAACACCAACACCCAGGCAGACCCCTCCTTGCTCCGCTCGCAAACCTCGACCGTGCAGATCCGGGTGATGGAAAAAACCCAGCCGCCTATTCGCATCATCTCCCCCGGCCGCGTCTACCGCCCGGACGAACACGACGCCACCCACTACTCAATGTTCCATCAGATCGAAGGTCTCTACGTCGATCGTGGCGTCACGATGGTCGATCTCAAGACCACCCTCGTGCAGTTCGCACACGCCTTCTGGGGCAAAGACGCCGAGATCAAGCTCGTGCCTTCCTACTTCCCCTTCACCGAGCCTTCCGCAGAACTGTATGTCAAGGTCGATCTCGGCAAGGGGCCCATCTGGATGGAGGTCGGCGGCTGCGGCATGGTCGATCCCGCCGTCTTCGAGCACGTCGGCTACGACCCCGAGCAATGGACCGGCTTCGCCTTCGGCCTCGGCATCGAGCGACTCGCCATGCGAAAACACAACATCCCTGACATCCGACTACTCTTCGAGAACGACCTACGATTCCTCCGGCAGTTCTGA
- a CDS encoding YHYH protein — MKPTLCCTTLFTLALLLTTSLQAHPSHTHDDEPQQLAQADRPFNNQRSTNRPPRHMEPVELPEPIISITIEGDTRVIRANGLPNHQTGDFPNNGNPNAIRPQNHEFRLPLNPTISDEPTSARPQFGVALNGVIFDAGTAEFWTPTRDRAFGGRSPWNYEALTGGINLGLDQNNAHVQPTGKYHYHGIPTGLIQTIAGEQDTHRVMHLGWALDGFPIYGPWGYDDPMVPNSELRQLKSSYQLKQGHRPASPQGPGGPYDGTFGLDFEYVPNLGDLDECNGRFGVTPEFPNGTYYYVITQDFPSIPRMWRGQPPRRSPRGFGPPR; from the coding sequence ATGAAACCCACCCTCTGCTGCACCACGCTCTTCACCTTAGCACTCCTGCTCACAACAAGCCTTCAAGCCCACCCTTCCCACACCCATGATGATGAACCTCAACAACTCGCACAGGCCGACCGACCCTTCAACAACCAGCGCTCCACAAACCGACCGCCCAGACACATGGAGCCCGTCGAACTCCCCGAACCCATTATCTCCATCACCATCGAAGGCGACACACGCGTGATCCGCGCCAACGGACTGCCCAACCACCAGACCGGCGACTTCCCCAACAACGGGAACCCTAACGCCATCCGACCCCAGAATCATGAGTTTAGACTCCCCCTCAACCCCACCATCAGCGACGAACCCACCAGTGCCCGACCGCAGTTCGGCGTTGCCCTCAACGGTGTCATCTTCGACGCCGGCACCGCCGAGTTCTGGACCCCCACACGCGATCGAGCCTTCGGTGGACGCTCACCCTGGAACTACGAAGCCCTCACAGGCGGCATCAACCTCGGACTCGACCAGAACAACGCGCACGTCCAGCCCACCGGGAAATACCACTACCACGGCATCCCAACAGGACTCATCCAAACCATCGCCGGCGAGCAGGACACCCACCGCGTCATGCATCTCGGCTGGGCACTCGACGGCTTCCCTATCTACGGACCATGGGGCTACGACGATCCCATGGTCCCCAACTCGGAACTACGCCAACTCAAATCCAGCTACCAACTCAAACAAGGCCATCGACCCGCGAGCCCCCAAGGCCCAGGCGGACCCTACGACGGCACCTTCGGACTCGACTTCGAATACGTACCCAACCTCGGTGACCTCGACGAATGCAACGGCCGCTTCGGCGTTACCCCCGAGTTCCCCAACGGAACCTACTATTACGTCATCACCCAAGACTTCCCCTCCATCCCCAGAATGTGGCGCGGACAACCACCACGCCGATCGCCCCGGGGCTTCGGACCCCCGCGCTAA
- a CDS encoding DUF1343 domain-containing protein, translated as MMILTRGYALLSMMILLTVILTGCANSPSSKQRAKHAAPVMLGIDALAADGFSALSGMRVGVVVNPASVNGDLKSTIDVLIAGQIEGDYQLVALYGPEHGVWGDVYAGDKIEDQTDPKTGLPVYSLYGSTRKPTPEMLAGIDALIFDMQDIGSRSYTYISTMSECLLACAEQDKTFIVLDRPNPLGGQRIEGPMLEPEFRSFISHLDIPYLHGMTMGELALLERNRIAPDYDKLKVIRMRGWQRDMVWEDTGLRWVPTSPHIPFASSTYAYAATGVIGELLVMSNGVGYTLPFEVVGDTGVDADALAERLNNSPLAIDGVSYRPARYRPFYATHQGDTLGGVQIYIDPKEAESLYEINFLVLDAVDAKTQLEEGTKRHSSFDKANGTDDVRLWLEEGKPLAELFESWRDQSEAFRDSREDYLLYN; from the coding sequence ATGATGATCCTGACAAGGGGCTACGCCCTTCTCTCCATGATGATCCTGCTAACGGTCATCCTGACCGGCTGCGCCAACAGCCCAAGCTCGAAACAACGCGCCAAACACGCAGCCCCCGTCATGCTCGGCATCGACGCCCTCGCCGCCGATGGCTTCTCAGCCCTCAGCGGGATGCGCGTCGGCGTCGTCGTCAACCCAGCCTCAGTCAACGGCGACCTCAAGAGCACCATCGACGTGCTCATCGCCGGACAGATCGAAGGTGACTACCAACTCGTCGCCCTCTACGGACCCGAGCACGGCGTCTGGGGCGATGTCTACGCTGGCGACAAGATCGAAGACCAGACCGATCCCAAAACCGGTTTGCCCGTCTACTCGCTCTACGGCTCCACACGCAAGCCGACTCCCGAGATGCTCGCCGGCATCGACGCCCTGATCTTCGACATGCAGGACATCGGCTCGCGTTCCTATACCTACATCTCGACCATGAGCGAGTGCCTCCTGGCCTGCGCTGAACAAGACAAAACCTTCATCGTGCTCGATCGACCTAATCCCCTAGGCGGTCAACGCATCGAAGGCCCCATGCTCGAACCCGAGTTCCGCTCCTTCATCAGCCACCTCGATATCCCTTACCTCCACGGTATGACCATGGGCGAACTCGCTCTACTCGAACGTAACCGAATCGCACCGGACTACGACAAGCTCAAAGTCATCCGCATGCGCGGGTGGCAACGCGACATGGTCTGGGAAGACACCGGCCTCCGCTGGGTGCCCACCTCACCCCACATCCCCTTCGCCAGCAGCACCTACGCCTACGCCGCCACGGGCGTGATCGGCGAACTCCTGGTCATGTCCAATGGCGTCGGCTACACCCTGCCATTTGAAGTCGTAGGCGACACCGGCGTTGATGCCGATGCCCTCGCCGAACGACTCAACAACTCCCCGCTTGCCATCGATGGAGTCTCCTACCGACCCGCGCGCTACCGACCCTTCTACGCCACCCATCAGGGTGACACTCTTGGCGGGGTCCAGATCTACATCGACCCCAAAGAGGCGGAGTCGCTGTACGAGATCAACTTCCTCGTTCTCGACGCAGTCGATGCCAAAACCCAACTCGAAGAAGGCACCAAACGCCACAGCAGTTTCGATAAAGCCAACGGCACCGATGATGTCCGACTCTGGCTCGAAGAAGGAAAACCCCTCGCTGAACTCTTCGAAAGCTGGCGAGATCAGAGCGAAGCGTTCCGCGATAGCCGCGAAGACTATCTGCTCTACAACTAA
- a CDS encoding HRDC domain-containing protein yields MRVYRSRHRHNHDAAAHEQEHEPAPILDHGLVPQGEPELIMDAGGLDRVLKVLKGVGRFGYDTEFIGETTFFPRICLIQLGTADGLYLIDALAGLDLTGFWELLADPGVMKLVHAGRQDLEPVLRLLGRPARSVYDVQVAAGFAGFGYPLSLGKLVMAATGADLGHSVKFSQWDRRPLTSAQLHYAANDVRYLPLVYDALCARIDDLGHTEKVAEEMAALEEPDRYRLDPLGGRLRGAGAGKLNRRERVILDALLVERFAIAQEEDLPPRSVMGDDVLVRVAGGQPETVDAVAKIKGLPRPIATVYGDRLLAAIERGQESPIPARPGRPKINPDKHKKRVEAVWERMEERCAAMSIDPAVVISKRDLATLVLPVRDRLVRDVAEPNGWRAALLDGCWPEDRNPIVPMDGAES; encoded by the coding sequence ATGCGTGTCTACCGGAGCCGTCACCGGCATAACCACGATGCGGCGGCCCATGAACAGGAGCACGAGCCCGCGCCGATTCTCGACCATGGTCTGGTCCCTCAGGGTGAGCCGGAACTGATCATGGATGCGGGGGGGCTTGATCGTGTCTTGAAGGTGCTAAAGGGTGTGGGGCGTTTTGGTTATGACACCGAGTTTATTGGTGAGACGACGTTTTTCCCGCGAATCTGCCTGATCCAGCTCGGCACGGCGGACGGTCTTTATCTGATTGATGCGTTGGCGGGTCTGGACCTGACGGGGTTCTGGGAGCTGCTGGCGGACCCTGGGGTGATGAAGCTGGTGCACGCGGGTCGGCAGGACCTGGAGCCGGTTCTGAGGCTGCTGGGGCGTCCGGCGCGGTCAGTTTATGACGTGCAGGTGGCGGCGGGGTTTGCTGGTTTTGGGTATCCGCTGTCGCTGGGGAAGTTGGTGATGGCGGCCACGGGGGCTGATTTAGGCCACAGCGTGAAGTTCAGTCAGTGGGATCGGCGTCCTTTAACGAGCGCACAGCTTCATTACGCTGCCAACGACGTGCGTTATCTGCCGCTTGTCTACGACGCGTTGTGCGCACGGATTGACGATTTGGGTCATACCGAGAAGGTCGCTGAGGAGATGGCTGCGCTCGAGGAGCCGGATCGGTATCGGCTCGATCCGCTGGGCGGGAGGCTCCGCGGCGCGGGGGCGGGGAAGTTGAATCGGCGTGAGCGGGTGATTCTGGATGCGTTGCTGGTCGAGCGTTTTGCGATTGCGCAGGAGGAGGATTTGCCGCCACGGAGTGTGATGGGTGATGACGTGCTGGTGCGGGTGGCGGGTGGTCAGCCGGAGACGGTGGATGCGGTCGCAAAGATCAAGGGTCTGCCGCGGCCGATCGCGACGGTGTATGGGGATCGGCTGCTGGCGGCGATCGAGCGGGGTCAGGAAAGTCCGATTCCGGCACGGCCGGGGCGGCCGAAGATCAATCCGGATAAGCATAAGAAGCGGGTGGAGGCGGTGTGGGAGCGGATGGAGGAGCGTTGTGCGGCGATGTCGATTGATCCTGCGGTGGTAATCAGCAAGCGTGATCTGGCGACGCTAGTGCTGCCTGTGAGGGATCGACTGGTGCGCGATGTCGCGGAGCCGAACGGGTGGCGGGCGGCGTTGCTTGATGGTTGTTGGCCTGAGGATCGGAATCCGATCGTTCCGATGGATGGAGCTGAGTCTTGA
- a CDS encoding type 1 glutamine amidotransferase gives MAVVVLEHHPLETAGRLGQILRDHGHRLRVIPLHANAALPEDLDDIDGVISMGGPMGLAEKSEHAWIEPEMAFLKQAHEAGLPVTGICLGAQLIAAALGGEVAPMEKAEIGWGRTELSFFGTVDPVLTGMPWKSVQFHAHGDQITRCPPGGTPIPLISTPACKAQAFRVGMTTYGFQFHFEWDRAQMDAFLAEFADWVRASGFDVDRVHSEAESEYAMYRHLGDRLCNNLATLVYPVDKRRSA, from the coding sequence ATGGCAGTTGTCGTGCTGGAACATCACCCGCTGGAGACTGCGGGGCGTCTGGGGCAGATTCTCAGGGACCACGGGCACCGGCTCCGGGTCATCCCCCTGCACGCCAACGCCGCCCTGCCCGAAGACCTGGACGACATCGATGGCGTCATCTCGATGGGCGGGCCCATGGGTCTGGCTGAGAAGAGCGAGCACGCGTGGATCGAGCCGGAGATGGCGTTTCTAAAGCAGGCCCACGAGGCTGGGCTGCCGGTCACGGGTATCTGTCTGGGGGCCCAGCTCATCGCCGCGGCGCTGGGGGGCGAGGTCGCACCTATGGAGAAGGCCGAGATCGGCTGGGGTCGGACTGAGTTATCGTTCTTCGGGACTGTGGACCCGGTTCTGACCGGGATGCCTTGGAAGAGCGTGCAGTTTCATGCGCACGGGGATCAGATCACGCGCTGCCCGCCTGGCGGGACGCCGATCCCGCTTATCTCGACGCCAGCGTGCAAGGCTCAGGCGTTCAGGGTGGGGATGACGACGTATGGGTTCCAGTTCCACTTTGAGTGGGACCGGGCGCAGATGGACGCGTTCCTGGCTGAGTTTGCGGACTGGGTTCGGGCGTCTGGGTTTGATGTCGATCGGGTCCATTCCGAGGCCGAGAGCGAGTACGCGATGTACCGGCATCTGGGCGATCGGCTGTGCAACAACCTAGCAACGCTGGTGTACCCGGTGGATAAGAGACGCTCCGCCTGA
- a CDS encoding 7-cyano-7-deazaguanine synthase has protein sequence MNRPHAVILSGGGLASLVAGALAQKNASPSSLRLTLLHIDDGRENAGLRLRYAKAQAQSLIDARVHRVEAQHLVAKAVGLDGSRYPDAPLRWSQLLLAAAGHALGHDADRVIWPVAHAADVERSVRVTSTTLLIDGLSRLEAPKPPAIETPLSELTPVQVIRLGEHLKVDWTLAWSCLRRGRTPCSACEGCRKRSESFQAAGLPDPLKSADAVLSGFAEAR, from the coding sequence ATGAACCGACCTCACGCGGTCATCCTGTCCGGCGGCGGGCTCGCCTCCCTCGTCGCAGGGGCGCTGGCCCAGAAGAACGCCTCCCCGTCTTCGCTCCGGCTGACGCTGCTGCACATCGACGATGGCCGCGAGAACGCCGGGCTGAGGCTGCGCTACGCCAAGGCTCAGGCCCAGTCGCTCATCGATGCCCGGGTGCATCGTGTTGAAGCTCAGCACCTCGTGGCCAAGGCGGTGGGTCTGGATGGCTCTCGCTATCCCGATGCGCCGCTTCGCTGGTCCCAGTTGCTCCTCGCGGCGGCGGGCCATGCCCTCGGGCACGACGCCGATCGCGTGATCTGGCCGGTGGCTCACGCCGCGGATGTCGAGCGATCGGTGCGTGTGACTTCCACGACGCTGCTGATTGATGGCCTCAGCCGGCTGGAGGCTCCCAAGCCGCCGGCGATCGAGACCCCTCTGAGTGAGTTGACGCCGGTGCAGGTGATCCGGCTCGGCGAGCACCTGAAAGTGGACTGGACGCTGGCGTGGTCGTGCCTCCGCCGCGGGCGCACACCCTGCTCGGCCTGCGAAGGGTGCCGGAAACGCAGCGAGTCGTTCCAGGCGGCAGGGCTGCCCGACCCGTTGAAGTCAGCGGATGCCGTCCTCAGCGGGTTCGCAGAGGCACGCTGA